Proteins found in one Pelmatolapia mariae isolate MD_Pm_ZW linkage group LG7, Pm_UMD_F_2, whole genome shotgun sequence genomic segment:
- the cnot4a gene encoding CCR4-NOT transcription complex subunit 4, whose product MSHSPEMKDDPMECPLCMEPLEIDDVNFFPCTCGYQICRFCWHRIRTDENGLCPACRKPYPEDPAVYKPLSQEEIQRIKNEKKQKQNEKKQKVTENRKHLASVRVVQRNLVFVVGLSQRLADPEVLKRPEYFGRFGKIHKVVINNSTSYAGSQGPSASAYVTYIRSEDALRAIQCVNNVVVDGRTLKASLGTTKYCSYFLKSMQCPKPDCMYLHELGDEAASFTKEEMQAGKHQEYEQKLLQDLYKINPSFLQPPACGTEKSKSKSNSTQRTNSSNGKDGWPTLSGHNKLSNGLSEDRKSPPLLDYLDQEAITSDGLETELGPGQRTALSPFSSNCDSNSPSDKPPESIGMVNGETLQQIPTSDSPSPPPGLTKPSLVVPISMSDITARSPFEGAAAESQSLFSDNSNFRHPNPLPAGLPPFPSSPRGSSDWPMTPEPQSLFTSDTIPVSSSTDWQAAFGFGSSSKQQDDDLGFDPFDVTRKALADLIEKELSVQDQSPSSPGPLTQGSNHGPSLPPSNPNPSASHHFPSGLPRVPQHHRTIYSSFSFPSTHNSQASQQQPAARHPWLGVPTRNNLTHLNHSASAASHSNFLDLNLPPQHNTGLGGIPISENSSSIDGLNVKEWQDGLRALLPNININFGGLPNSSSSSSSSSSNSVNHIGGPAGPAGMSHSLSWDGTGSWMDPAIITGIPASAGNSLDCLQDDNPPHWLKSLQALTEMDGPASSAMPTPQPLHSSLLDAHIPLHHRAAAGWAPYLPPPTANPASQFHSPPPGFQTAFRPPGQPSTELLQSAAVDRH is encoded by the exons ATGTCCCACAGCCCTGAAATGAAGGACGACCCCATGGAGTGCCCTCTGTGCATGGAGCCGCTGGAGATTGATGACGTCAACTTCTTCCCCTGCACCTGTGGCTACCAGATCTGCCGCTTCTGTTGGCACCGCATCCGTACAGATGAGAACGGCCTCTGCCCCGCATGCAGAAAG cctTATCCAGAGGACCCTGCTGTGTACAAGCCTCTGTCACAGGAGGAGATCCAAAGgataaagaatgaaaagaagcagaaacagaaTGAGAAGAAGCAAAAGGTGACAGAAAACCGCAAGCATCTGGCCAGTGTCAGAGTGGTCCAGAGAAATCTGGTGTTTGTGGTGGGGCTCTCGCAGCGACTCGCTGACCCAGAG GTCTTAAAACGGCCGGAGTATTTTGGGAGGTTTGGGAAAATCCATAAAGTGGTCATCAACAATAGCACATCTTACGCAGGTTCACAG gggcCTAGTGCCAGCGCTTATGTCACTTACATCCGCTCTGAAGATGCTCTAAGAGCAATACAGTGTGTGAACAATGTGGTTGTTGATGGCAGAACACTCAAG GCTTCTTTAGGCACAACAAAATACTGCAGTTACTTCCTCAAAAGTATGCAGTGTCCCAAACCTGATTGTATGTACCTACATGAGTTGGGGGATGAAGCAGCTAGCTTTACTAAAGAGGAGATGCAG GCAGGAAAACATCAAGAGTATGAGCAAAAACTCCTCCAAGACCTCTATAAAATTAACCCTAGCTTTCTACAACCTCCAGCTTGTGgaacagaaaagtcaaagaGTAAATCCAACTCCACACAGAG AACCAACAGTAGCAATGGTAAAGATGGGTGGCCGACGCTGTCAGGGCATAACAAACTGTCCAACGGGCTTTCAGAAGACCGCAAGTCTCCTCCACTGCTAGACTATCTAGACCAAGAAGCTATTACTTCAGATGGGCTAGAAACAGAGCTGGGTCCAGGCCAGCGTACTGCCTTGTCCCCCTTCTCCTCTAACTGTGACAGTAACAG TCCCAGTGACAAACCTCCAGAGTCTATCGGCATGGTAAATGGCGAGACTTTACAACAG ataCCCACAAGTGACTCGCCCTCCCCTCCCCCGGGTTTAACTAAGCCCAGCCTGGTAGTGCCCATCAGCATGTCAGACATCACAGCCCGTTCGCCCTTTGAGGGTGCTGCAGCTGAGTCCCAGTCACTCTTTTCAGACAACAGTAACTTCAGACATCCAAACCCCCTCCCTGCTGGTCTGCCACCCTTCCCCAGCTCCCCTCGCGGCAGTTCCGACTGGCCTATGACCCCTGAACCACAGAGCCTCTTCACATCAG ACACAATACCAGTGTCGTCCTCCACAGACTGGCAGgcggcctttggctttggctcgTCCAGCAAACAGCAGGATGACGACCTGGGCTTTGATCCTTTCGATGTGACTCGCAAGGCTTTGGCCGACCTGATAGAGAAGGAGTTGTCAGTACAGGATCAGAGCCCTTCATCCCCAGGGCCCCTCACCCAGGGGAGCAACCATGGACCCAGCCTGCCACCCTCCAACCCTAACCCCAGCGCTTCCCATCACTTCCCCAGTGGCCTCCCACGTGTCCCACAGCACCACAGAACCATCTACAGCTCCTTCAGTTTCCCCAGCACTCACAACAGCCAGGCCAGTCAGCAGCAGCCAGCTGCTAGACACCCCTGGTTGGGCGTGCCCACACGGAATAACCTCACACACTTGAACCACTCAGCCAGTGCTGCCTCACACAGTAATTTCCTGGACCTGAATTTGCCGCCTCAGCACAACACAGGGCTGGGAGGGATCCCCATCTCAG AAAACAGCAGCTCTATAGACGGCTTAAATGTGAAAGAGTGGCAGGATGGTCTCAGGGCTCTTCTGCCCAACATCAATATCAACTTTGGGGGCCTCCCAAATTCCtcgtcctcttcctcctcctcatcctccaacAGTGTTAACCACATTGGTGGGCCAGCTGGACCAGCAGGCATGTCGCACAGCCTGAGCTGGGACGGCACAGGCAGTTGGATGGACCCCGCTATTATTACAG GCATCCCAGCCTCAGCCGGCAACAGTTTAGACTGCCTCCAGGACGATAACCCACCACACTGGCTTAAATCCCTGCAGGCACTCACAGAGATGGACGGCCCTGCCAGCTCAGCGATGCCCACTCCCCAGCCCctccacagcagcctcctcgaTGCCCACATCCCTCTTCACCACAGAGCCGCCGCCGGCTGGGCTCCCTACCTTCCCCCTCCCACAGCCAACCCCGCCAGTCAGTTCCACTCCCCTCCCCCAGGCTTCCAGACCGCCTTCAGACCCCCGGGACAGCCCTCCACAGAGCTGCTACAGAGTGCCGCTGTGGACCGCCACTGA